The Sagittula sp. P11 genome window below encodes:
- a CDS encoding nucleoside triphosphate pyrophosphatase, with the protein MTKPRLILGSGSPRRRELLAQLGIVADDIRPPDIDEDPAKGELPRPYCVRLAREKALAIPAEDDEIVLSADTTVALGRRILGKPEDEKEAAAFLALLSGRRHRVVTAVAVRRGARVWERDVVTQVKMKMLSNEEMNAYLASGDWRGKAGGYGIQGPAGALIPWISGSFTAVVGLPLAETAHLLQAAGYPLYKDAP; encoded by the coding sequence ATGACGAAACCCCGCCTCATCCTCGGGTCAGGCTCTCCGCGTCGCCGCGAACTGCTGGCGCAACTCGGCATCGTGGCCGACGACATCCGTCCGCCCGACATCGACGAGGACCCCGCGAAGGGCGAACTGCCGCGCCCCTACTGTGTGCGGCTCGCGCGCGAGAAGGCGCTGGCGATCCCGGCGGAGGACGACGAGATCGTGTTGTCCGCCGACACGACCGTGGCGCTTGGCCGCCGCATCCTCGGCAAGCCGGAGGACGAGAAGGAGGCCGCGGCCTTCCTTGCGCTGCTTTCGGGGCGCCGTCACCGCGTGGTCACCGCCGTGGCCGTCCGCCGCGGCGCCCGTGTGTGGGAGCGTGACGTCGTCACCCAGGTGAAGATGAAGATGCTCTCGAACGAGGAAATGAATGCCTACCTTGCCTCCGGCGACTGGCGTGGCAAGGCGGGCGGTTACGGGATACAAGGACCCGCGGGCGCGCTGATCCCCTGGATCTCCGGCTCTTTCACCGCTGTCGTCGGCCTGCCGCTGGCCGAGACGGCGCATCTGCTGCAAGCTGCGGGCTACCCGCTATACAAGGACGCGCCATGA
- a CDS encoding ribonuclease E/G has protein sequence MKGRTIALDTWNGREAAALMVDGRLEDLFIDGDLPRPGNLYRAIAQRPMKGQGGMFLETPDGNAFLRQVKGLSQGGPILVQVTGFAEPGKALPVTSKLLFKSRHAIVTADAPGINVSRQIRDDDAREAVLELAHDVLSETPLPEGAGLILRSSCEGAADDAVAEDILAMAQLATAVLADATGGAELLVEGDGPHALAWREWADPAEVDDAPGSFERHGVDEALEALKSPRVALGANASMVIEPTTALIAVDVNTGGDTSPAAGLKATIAAFRDLPRQLRLRGLGGQVVVDPAPMPKKDRRQVESALKAALKKDAVETIVVGWTNLGLLELQRKRDRVPVGGLL, from the coding sequence ATGAAGGGACGCACGATCGCTCTGGACACGTGGAACGGCCGGGAGGCCGCCGCGCTGATGGTGGATGGCCGGCTGGAGGACCTCTTCATCGACGGTGACCTGCCGCGTCCCGGGAACCTCTACCGCGCCATCGCGCAACGCCCGATGAAGGGGCAGGGGGGCATGTTCCTCGAAACGCCGGACGGCAATGCCTTCCTGCGTCAGGTGAAGGGCCTGTCGCAGGGCGGACCGATCCTCGTGCAGGTCACGGGTTTCGCAGAGCCGGGCAAGGCGCTGCCGGTCACCTCGAAACTGCTGTTCAAGTCGCGCCATGCCATCGTCACGGCGGACGCGCCCGGCATCAACGTCTCGCGCCAGATTCGCGACGACGACGCGCGCGAGGCGGTGCTGGAACTGGCGCATGACGTGCTGTCGGAGACACCTCTGCCGGAGGGTGCGGGCCTGATCCTGCGCTCGTCCTGCGAGGGGGCGGCCGACGACGCGGTGGCCGAGGACATCCTTGCCATGGCGCAGCTCGCCACGGCGGTGCTGGCGGACGCGACCGGCGGCGCCGAACTGCTGGTCGAGGGCGACGGCCCCCACGCGCTGGCCTGGCGCGAATGGGCGGACCCCGCCGAAGTCGACGATGCCCCTGGAAGTTTCGAACGGCACGGCGTGGACGAGGCGCTCGAGGCGCTGAAGTCGCCGCGCGTGGCGCTGGGGGCCAATGCCTCCATGGTGATCGAACCGACCACCGCGCTGATCGCGGTCGATGTGAACACCGGCGGCGACACCTCTCCGGCGGCGGGGCTGAAGGCGACGATCGCCGCCTTCCGCGACCTGCCGCGCCAGCTGCGGCTCAGGGGCCTCGGCGGACAGGTGGTCGTCGACCCGGCGCCGATGCCGAAGAAGGACCGCCGCCAGGTCGAGAGCGCGCTGAAGGCGGCGCTGAAGAAGGACGCGGTGGAGACCATCGTCGTCGGCTGGACCAACCTCGGGCTGCTGGAACTGCAGCGCAAACGGGACCGGGTGCCGGTCGGGGGGCTGCTGTGA
- a CDS encoding DNA gyrase inhibitor YacG, with amino-acid sequence MSCPICGRPTEPKVRPFCSKRCADVDLAKWLGGGYAIPSDDPEDLEEAAQAAEEALRKPH; translated from the coding sequence GTGAGCTGTCCGATCTGCGGAAGGCCGACGGAGCCCAAAGTCCGGCCCTTCTGTTCGAAGCGCTGCGCCGACGTGGACCTCGCGAAGTGGCTGGGGGGCGGCTACGCCATCCCCTCGGACGATCCGGAGGACCTTGAGGAGGCCGCGCAGGCCGCGGAAGAGGCGCTGCGCAAGCCGCACTGA
- a CDS encoding aminotransferase class V-fold PLP-dependent enzyme produces the protein MFDDTLLSAIRARFAHVDDCPFTGPRIFFENAGGALTLRSVVETSSRFAAIPDNQGRDNPASKALVAVIDRARADVRRFFNAEGGAVLFGESGTELLFRVIRDACLGAGPGDVLGSTVEHPASRSAAARWAEVAGRRHVLIAHDDATGQVTAEAYAAAVTPETAVVTILHTSPVTGMGMDLPAIVSAVRAVAPEAIVIVDGIQHACHGRIDVAAAGVDAYVISPYKVFSRHGYGLAWASDRLTAMAHDSLVGGPAGNWELGTRDTGAYATFSDVVAYFDWLGGQVSDATDPRGRIEAAGQAIHDHEAALTRMMIEGTDNLRGLAAIEGVHIVGGAENPAREGLVSFWSDSKPAAEIVAALNAEGIRTHTRKADHYSGNILTPLGQDSCVRVSLAHYNSPDEVRRFLSVIHGMGL, from the coding sequence ATGTTCGACGATACGCTCCTTTCCGCCATCCGCGCGCGCTTTGCCCATGTGGACGACTGTCCCTTCACCGGGCCGCGCATTTTCTTCGAGAACGCCGGGGGCGCACTGACGCTGCGCTCCGTGGTGGAAACATCGTCGCGGTTCGCGGCGATTCCCGACAACCAGGGCCGGGACAACCCGGCGTCTAAGGCGTTGGTCGCGGTGATCGACCGGGCGCGGGCCGACGTGCGGCGGTTCTTCAACGCCGAAGGCGGCGCGGTTTTGTTCGGCGAGAGCGGGACGGAACTGCTGTTCCGGGTGATCCGCGACGCCTGCCTCGGTGCCGGGCCCGGGGATGTGCTGGGCTCGACCGTGGAGCATCCGGCGTCGCGCAGCGCGGCGGCGCGATGGGCTGAGGTGGCGGGGCGTCGCCACGTGCTGATCGCCCATGACGATGCCACCGGACAGGTGACGGCAGAGGCCTATGCGGCGGCGGTGACGCCGGAGACCGCGGTGGTGACGATCCTGCACACCTCGCCTGTCACCGGCATGGGCATGGACCTGCCCGCCATCGTGAGCGCGGTGCGGGCCGTGGCGCCGGAGGCGATCGTCATCGTGGACGGCATCCAGCACGCCTGCCACGGGCGGATCGACGTGGCGGCGGCGGGTGTCGATGCCTACGTGATCTCGCCCTACAAGGTCTTCTCGCGCCACGGCTACGGCCTTGCCTGGGCCTCCGACCGGTTGACGGCCATGGCGCATGACAGCCTTGTCGGCGGGCCCGCCGGGAACTGGGAACTGGGCACGCGGGACACCGGCGCTTACGCGACCTTCTCCGACGTGGTGGCCTATTTCGACTGGCTGGGCGGGCAGGTCTCCGACGCCACCGATCCTCGCGGCCGGATCGAGGCGGCGGGGCAGGCGATCCACGACCACGAGGCGGCGCTGACCCGGATGATGATCGAGGGCACCGACAACCTGCGCGGACTGGCGGCCATCGAGGGCGTGCACATCGTGGGCGGGGCGGAGAATCCGGCGCGTGAGGGGCTGGTGAGTTTCTGGAGCGACAGCAAGCCCGCGGCAGAGATCGTCGCGGCGCTGAACGCCGAGGGTATCCGGACCCACACGCGCAAGGCCGACCACTATTCGGGCAACATCCTGACACCGCTTGGGCAGGACAGCTGCGTGCGCGTGTCGCTGGCGCATTACAACAGTCCCGACGAGGTGCGTCGCTTCCTGTCGGTGATCCACGGGATGGGGCTGTAA
- a CDS encoding allophanate hydrolase subunit 1, translating to MTAETTFPRIDPVGLDGLLVRFADSLSERANRAALAFRAVLERETPDGVEECATSLVSAFVRFDPLALAPDVLERRLSDLLATRDWYAEDLPEGRRLVTIPTLYGTDLAPQLAEAAAAAGLSEEEAIRSLSEAEVRVTTIGFAPGQPYLGTLPECWDIPRQTALTPKVPVGALVVAIRQLVLFSVTTPTGWRHVGQTHARLFRPEAEAPFLLRPGDAVRFPAVDRAAFEAMREAGEDGIAVEPLA from the coding sequence ATGACTGCTGAGACGACCTTTCCCCGGATCGACCCCGTGGGCCTCGACGGCCTGCTGGTGCGCTTTGCCGACAGCCTGTCGGAGCGGGCCAACCGTGCGGCGCTGGCGTTCCGCGCCGTGCTGGAGCGGGAGACGCCGGATGGTGTCGAGGAATGCGCCACCTCGCTGGTCTCCGCCTTCGTGCGATTCGACCCTCTGGCGCTGGCGCCCGACGTGCTGGAACGCCGTCTGTCGGACCTGCTGGCCACCCGCGACTGGTATGCGGAGGACCTGCCGGAAGGCCGGCGCCTTGTGACCATTCCCACGCTCTACGGCACCGACCTTGCGCCGCAACTGGCGGAGGCCGCGGCCGCCGCGGGCCTGTCGGAGGAGGAGGCGATCCGGTCGCTGTCGGAGGCGGAGGTGCGGGTGACCACCATCGGCTTTGCGCCCGGCCAGCCCTACCTCGGCACCCTGCCAGAGTGCTGGGACATCCCGCGCCAGACCGCGCTGACACCGAAGGTGCCGGTGGGCGCGCTGGTGGTGGCGATCCGGCAGCTTGTGCTGTTCTCCGTCACGACGCCCACCGGCTGGCGGCACGTGGGCCAGACCCATGCGCGGCTGTTCCGGCCCGAGGCCGAGGCGCCCTTCCTGCTGCGTCCCGGCGACGCGGTGCGCTTTCCTGCCGTCGACCGCGCCGCCTTCGAGGCGATGCGCGAGGCGGGCGAGGATGGCATCGCGGTGGAGCCCCTGGCATGA
- a CDS encoding biotin-dependent carboxyltransferase family protein: MSGALEVVQAGPGLSLQDAGRPGWLAQGLSRGGAADLVALSEGAALLGQAPGVALEMAGMGGRFRATCDLRIALTGARMAASVDGRALRWNACWLLPAGETLEIGAAQDGVYGYLSVGGGFDQPEVLGSQGAHLAAGIGRALEAGDRLALGDDAGGATGLGLEPVARLGGGVLRVLPSLQTEVFPEEMRTRFCAEAFKRDARGNRMGVRLVPEGEGYGLDAGGRILSEVIVPGDIQIPGDGAPYVLLSECQTTGGYPRIGTVIPADLPRIAQAAPGAEIRFRFVTRDEALAAERAMREALKGLPKKIAPLVRDPKDINLLDHNLVSGVTDGEVTR, encoded by the coding sequence ATGAGCGGCGCGCTGGAGGTGGTGCAGGCGGGGCCGGGGCTCAGCCTGCAGGATGCGGGACGGCCCGGCTGGCTGGCGCAGGGTCTGTCGCGCGGCGGGGCCGCCGACCTCGTGGCGCTGTCGGAAGGAGCGGCGCTGCTGGGGCAGGCGCCCGGCGTCGCGCTGGAGATGGCGGGCATGGGCGGGCGTTTCCGCGCCACCTGCGACCTGCGCATCGCGCTGACCGGGGCGCGCATGGCGGCCTCGGTCGATGGCCGAGCGCTGCGCTGGAACGCCTGCTGGCTGCTGCCGGCGGGCGAGACGCTTGAGATCGGGGCGGCGCAGGACGGGGTCTACGGCTATCTGAGCGTTGGCGGCGGTTTCGACCAGCCGGAGGTCCTGGGGTCGCAGGGGGCGCATCTTGCCGCCGGCATCGGACGGGCGCTGGAAGCGGGCGACCGGCTGGCGCTGGGGGACGACGCGGGCGGCGCGACTGGCCTCGGGCTGGAGCCCGTAGCGCGGCTTGGCGGCGGTGTCCTGCGGGTGCTGCCGTCCCTGCAGACGGAGGTCTTCCCGGAGGAGATGCGCACCCGGTTCTGTGCCGAGGCCTTCAAGCGGGACGCGCGCGGCAACCGTATGGGCGTGCGGCTGGTGCCGGAGGGCGAGGGCTATGGCCTCGACGCCGGGGGGCGGATCCTCTCCGAGGTGATCGTCCCTGGCGACATCCAGATCCCCGGCGACGGCGCGCCCTACGTGCTGCTGAGCGAATGCCAGACCACCGGCGGCTATCCGAGGATCGGGACGGTGATCCCGGCGGACCTGCCGCGCATCGCGCAGGCAGCACCGGGGGCGGAGATCCGTTTTCGCTTCGTCACGCGGGACGAGGCGCTGGCGGCAGAGCGGGCGATGCGCGAGGCGCTGAAGGGCCTGCCGAAGAAGATCGCGCCGCTGGTGCGCGACCCGAAAGACATCAACCTGCTGGACCACAACCTGGTCAGCGGCGTGACGGATGGAGAGGTGACACGATGA
- a CDS encoding LamB/YcsF family protein, which produces MTSVDLNADMGESFGPWVMGQDAALLEVVTSANVACGMHAGDPDVMARTMEVARAQGVGIGAHPGFADLQGFGRRRMHLPEATLRHLVQYQLGAALGIARAVGAEVRHLKLHGALANMASEDEALAEVCYGAALEVAPEIIVMVLAATAQQRAVERLGCLWAGEIFADRAYNADATLVDRSLPGAVIHDPEHAAERIVRMVQAGAILPEEGEAIPAAVDTICLHGDGATALEIARAVRAALVEAGIEVRTFEGRRGSI; this is translated from the coding sequence ATGACGTCGGTGGATCTGAACGCGGACATGGGTGAGAGCTTTGGCCCCTGGGTGATGGGGCAGGATGCGGCGCTCTTGGAGGTGGTGACTTCGGCCAACGTGGCCTGCGGAATGCATGCGGGGGACCCGGACGTGATGGCGCGCACAATGGAGGTCGCGCGGGCGCAGGGCGTGGGCATCGGCGCGCATCCGGGGTTTGCCGACCTGCAGGGCTTCGGCCGGCGCCGGATGCACCTGCCGGAGGCGACGCTCCGGCACCTCGTGCAGTACCAGCTTGGGGCGGCGCTGGGGATCGCTCGGGCGGTGGGCGCGGAGGTGCGGCACCTGAAGCTGCACGGCGCGCTGGCCAACATGGCGTCGGAGGACGAGGCCCTGGCCGAGGTCTGCTATGGCGCGGCGCTGGAAGTGGCACCTGAGATCATCGTGATGGTTCTGGCCGCGACGGCGCAGCAGCGCGCGGTCGAGCGGCTGGGGTGCCTCTGGGCCGGAGAGATCTTTGCCGACCGCGCTTACAACGCGGATGCGACGCTGGTCGACCGGTCGCTGCCGGGGGCGGTGATCCACGACCCGGAGCACGCAGCGGAGCGGATCGTGCGCATGGTGCAGGCGGGCGCCATCCTGCCCGAGGAGGGCGAGGCGATCCCGGCGGCGGTGGACACGATCTGCCTGCATGGCGACGGCGCCACGGCCTTGGAGATCGCCCGGGCAGTGCGGGCGGCGTTGGTGGAGGCCGGGATCGAGGTCAGGACCTTCGAGGGGCGGCGCGGGTCGATCTGA
- a CDS encoding zinc ABC transporter substrate-binding protein: MRLPLFPACNATALCLTLAAGPALAEVPRVVTDIPPVASLAAMVLGDLGTPEVLVAPGASAHGASLKPSQARALEAADVVVWIGPELTPGIARQIEALAEGAQRLTLADLPETRVLPFRDGGLEPHDHGEDDDHGHADEEHDDHTEDDHAGDDHADDDHAGAMHEEDIHLDPHLWLDPENATVWLSAIAAALSAQDPENAQAYDANAKAGVARIAEATETAQSALDPVRDRPLAVTHDALQYYEAAFGLRVVGALTDGDDTAPGAQRLDALRALYAETAPVCALADPGTSPRLMHAVGLDTIPQAEIDPLGSALPQGAPLYPALVEDIANRIAACASQ; the protein is encoded by the coding sequence ATGCGCCTGCCGCTGTTTCCCGCCTGCAACGCAACCGCCCTGTGCCTGACCCTCGCGGCCGGACCGGCCCTGGCCGAGGTGCCGCGCGTCGTCACCGACATCCCGCCCGTCGCCAGCCTTGCCGCGATGGTTCTGGGCGATCTCGGCACGCCGGAAGTTCTGGTGGCGCCGGGCGCCTCCGCCCATGGCGCCTCGCTGAAACCGAGCCAGGCCCGCGCGCTCGAAGCGGCGGACGTAGTGGTCTGGATCGGGCCGGAGCTGACACCGGGCATCGCCCGCCAGATCGAGGCGCTGGCAGAGGGCGCGCAGCGCCTGACCCTCGCCGACCTCCCGGAAACCCGCGTGCTGCCGTTCCGCGACGGCGGGCTGGAGCCGCATGACCACGGCGAAGACGACGATCACGGCCACGCGGACGAGGAACACGACGACCACACCGAAGACGATCACGCGGGTGACGATCACGCCGACGACGACCACGCAGGCGCGATGCACGAAGAGGACATCCACCTCGACCCGCACCTCTGGCTCGACCCGGAAAACGCCACCGTCTGGCTCTCGGCCATCGCCGCCGCGCTCTCCGCGCAGGACCCGGAGAACGCGCAGGCCTACGACGCCAACGCAAAGGCAGGCGTGGCGCGCATCGCGGAAGCCACGGAAACGGCGCAAAGCGCCCTCGACCCGGTGCGCGACCGCCCGCTCGCCGTGACCCACGACGCCCTGCAATACTACGAGGCCGCCTTCGGGCTGCGGGTGGTCGGCGCGCTCACAGACGGCGACGACACCGCACCGGGCGCACAGCGGCTCGACGCACTGCGGGCGCTCTACGCCGAAACCGCGCCGGTCTGTGCGCTCGCGGACCCGGGCACCTCGCCCCGGCTGATGCACGCCGTGGGCCTCGACACGATCCCGCAGGCCGAAATCGACCCGCTGGGCAGCGCCCTGCCGCAAGGCGCGCCCCTTTACCCCGCATTGGTAGAGGACATCGCGAACCGCATCGCCGCCTGCGCCAGCCAGTAA
- a CDS encoding Fur family transcriptional regulator: protein METKGFEPHDHTQCIASAMGAAEHLCDEQGLQLTKVRRRVLEILLEKHRAMGAYEVLDHLREEGLGSQPPVAYRALDFLVSNGLAHRIERLNAFIACVAPGESHAPTFLICRGCSSVAETPAWRAGRALRNVASEVGFEVERVAIEAEGLCPSCQERPEALPETEAQA, encoded by the coding sequence ATGGAAACCAAGGGCTTCGAGCCGCATGACCACACCCAGTGCATTGCCAGCGCGATGGGCGCGGCGGAACATTTGTGCGACGAGCAGGGGCTGCAACTGACCAAGGTGCGCCGCCGCGTGCTGGAGATCCTGCTGGAGAAGCACCGGGCCATGGGCGCCTACGAGGTCCTGGATCACCTGCGCGAGGAGGGGCTCGGCTCGCAGCCGCCGGTGGCCTACCGGGCGCTCGATTTCCTCGTCTCGAACGGGCTGGCGCACCGGATCGAACGGCTGAACGCCTTCATCGCCTGCGTCGCCCCCGGCGAAAGCCACGCCCCCACCTTCCTGATCTGCCGCGGCTGTTCGTCGGTCGCCGAGACACCGGCCTGGCGGGCTGGGCGGGCGCTGCGCAACGTGGCGAGCGAGGTGGGTTTCGAGGTCGAGCGTGTCGCCATCGAGGCCGAGGGTCTCTGCCCGAGTTGCCAAGAGCGGCCCGAGGCGCTGCCCGAGACCGAGGCACAGGCTTGA
- a CDS encoding metal ABC transporter ATP-binding protein, whose product MTAALIWTEALDVAQGGRVVLERVWFSIHPGEIVTVVGPNGSGKSTLLRALIGALPPAKGRITRKPGLRVGYVPQGLRLDASMPMTVGRFLNLPRKVPAEARRQALDEAGAGDLEERALTELSGGQFQRVLLARALLDRPELLILDEPTTGLDQPGQAAFYRRLEEVRDKLGCAVLMVSHELHVVMSASDRVICVNGHICCEGHPETVAQAEEYRALFGTGTQGALALYRHEHSHRHDGCDHDHTHDHDHAHTHEGAH is encoded by the coding sequence TTGACCGCAGCGCTCATCTGGACGGAGGCTCTGGACGTCGCGCAGGGTGGCCGCGTGGTGCTGGAGCGGGTCTGGTTCAGCATCCACCCCGGCGAGATCGTGACCGTGGTCGGCCCGAACGGGTCCGGCAAGTCGACGCTCCTGCGTGCCCTGATCGGGGCACTGCCTCCGGCGAAGGGACGGATCACCCGGAAACCGGGGCTGCGGGTCGGCTACGTGCCGCAGGGGCTGCGGCTGGATGCGTCGATGCCGATGACCGTGGGCCGCTTCCTGAACCTGCCCCGCAAGGTCCCGGCAGAGGCGCGGCGGCAGGCGCTGGACGAGGCCGGCGCGGGGGACCTGGAGGAGCGCGCGCTGACGGAGCTGTCCGGCGGGCAGTTCCAGCGGGTGCTGCTGGCGCGGGCGCTGCTCGACCGGCCCGAACTGCTGATCCTCGACGAGCCGACCACCGGGCTCGACCAGCCGGGGCAGGCGGCCTTTTATCGCAGGCTGGAAGAGGTGCGGGACAAGCTGGGCTGCGCCGTCCTGATGGTCAGCCACGAGCTGCACGTCGTGATGAGCGCGTCCGACCGGGTGATCTGCGTGAACGGCCACATCTGCTGCGAGGGCCACCCGGAGACGGTGGCGCAGGCCGAGGAATACCGCGCGCTTTTCGGCACCGGCACGCAGGGGGCGCTGGCGCTTTACCGGCATGAGCATTCGCACCGGCACGACGGCTGCGACCACGACCATACGCACGACCACGACCATGCGCACACGCACGAGGGTGCCCACTGA
- a CDS encoding metal ABC transporter permease: MLDDFLVRAVLAAVGAALAAAPLGVFVVWRRMAYFGDATAHAAVLGVALALAMSAPVFAGTLVVALAMALTVARLAGRGYGADMVLGVAAHGALAFGLVAVSFLQGPRLDLEAYLFGDILAVGKADLAVIWGGGAVVAVLIGWRWQALVTSTVSEDLAFAAGIDPKRERLILMLALALVVAVALKVVGALLIGALLIIPAAAARPWSRTPEVMLAGTAALGVLSALGGLWGAWVLDLPAGPAVVCAAAVLFAISAVAGGRR, encoded by the coding sequence ATGCTTGACGATTTCCTTGTGCGCGCGGTGCTGGCGGCGGTCGGGGCAGCGCTTGCGGCGGCCCCTCTGGGCGTCTTCGTCGTCTGGCGGCGCATGGCCTATTTCGGCGACGCCACGGCCCATGCGGCCGTTTTGGGCGTCGCGCTCGCACTGGCCATGTCCGCGCCGGTCTTTGCCGGGACGCTGGTGGTGGCGCTGGCCATGGCCCTGACTGTGGCGCGGCTGGCGGGGCGCGGCTATGGCGCCGACATGGTACTGGGCGTGGCCGCCCATGGCGCGCTGGCATTTGGCCTTGTCGCCGTGTCCTTCCTGCAGGGGCCGCGCCTCGACCTCGAAGCCTACCTGTTCGGTGACATCCTCGCGGTGGGCAAGGCCGACCTCGCGGTGATCTGGGGCGGCGGCGCGGTGGTCGCCGTGCTGATCGGCTGGCGCTGGCAGGCGCTGGTGACCTCGACCGTCTCGGAGGATCTGGCCTTTGCCGCCGGCATCGATCCGAAGCGGGAGCGGCTGATCCTCATGCTGGCGCTGGCGCTTGTCGTCGCCGTGGCGCTGAAGGTGGTGGGCGCGCTGCTGATCGGCGCGCTGCTCATCATCCCGGCGGCGGCGGCGCGGCCCTGGTCGCGCACGCCCGAGGTGATGCTGGCCGGAACGGCGGCGCTTGGCGTGCTCTCGGCGCTTGGCGGGCTGTGGGGCGCATGGGTGCTGGACCTGCCCGCGGGGCCTGCGGTGGTCTGCGCGGCGGCCGTGCTGTTCGCGATCAGCGCGGTGGCCGGGGGGCGCCGCTGA
- a CDS encoding MBL fold metallo-hydrolase, with protein sequence MDRRSFMTTSLLAAAGALTGLRIAPVAAQSGSPGIAVAQSFPVGSATVTAFSDGFLPITAEALQGITPEDFQNLLRAAYIDGDGHPTGVNAYLIELGEERILVDTGTGQLMGPGLGQLGANMAAFGVDPASIGRIIATHLHPDHIGGILAPDGNPYTGAGLTVSQPEIDFWRSDEIRNGAPEQFHPFFDQARAAVDAFGDRLEVVAEDADLGNGITLVPLPGHTLGHTGVMLESEGSQLLIWGDIVHVGPVQFARPEVTIVFDTAADMAAQTRADILARAAADRIQIAGMHIAFPGIGYVEAAQEGYRFVPRAFPYG encoded by the coding sequence ATGGACCGCCGCTCTTTCATGACAACCTCGTTGCTGGCCGCCGCCGGCGCCCTGACCGGCCTGCGAATCGCGCCGGTCGCGGCGCAGTCGGGGTCCCCCGGCATCGCCGTCGCGCAAAGCTTTCCCGTCGGAAGCGCGACCGTCACCGCCTTTTCCGACGGCTTCCTGCCGATCACCGCTGAGGCGCTGCAAGGCATCACCCCTGAGGATTTCCAGAACCTGCTTCGGGCCGCCTACATCGACGGCGACGGCCATCCGACCGGCGTCAACGCCTACCTGATCGAGCTCGGCGAGGAACGCATCCTTGTCGACACCGGCACAGGGCAGCTCATGGGGCCGGGGCTGGGCCAGCTTGGCGCCAACATGGCGGCCTTCGGCGTGGACCCCGCCAGCATCGGGCGGATCATCGCCACCCACCTGCACCCCGACCACATCGGCGGCATCCTCGCGCCGGACGGCAACCCCTACACAGGTGCGGGCCTGACCGTCAGCCAGCCGGAGATCGACTTCTGGCGCAGCGACGAGATCCGGAACGGCGCGCCAGAGCAGTTCCACCCGTTCTTCGACCAGGCGCGGGCCGCCGTCGACGCCTTCGGCGACCGGCTGGAGGTCGTCGCCGAGGATGCCGATCTGGGCAACGGGATCACGCTGGTGCCGCTGCCGGGCCATACGCTGGGCCATACCGGCGTGATGCTCGAGAGCGAGGGCAGCCAGCTTCTGATCTGGGGCGACATCGTGCATGTCGGGCCGGTGCAGTTCGCCCGCCCCGAGGTCACCATCGTCTTCGACACCGCCGCCGACATGGCCGCGCAGACACGGGCCGACATCCTCGCCCGCGCGGCGGCCGACCGGATTCAGATCGCCGGGATGCACATCGCCTTCCCCGGGATCGGTTACGTCGAGGCGGCGCAGGAAGGCTATCGCTTCGTGCCGCGCGCCTTCCCCTATGGCTGA
- the rlmB gene encoding 23S rRNA (guanosine(2251)-2'-O)-methyltransferase RlmB has product MSERSAGQAAKDGADDMAKKPKWVVEKEQAKRASAAETVWLFGHHAVRDALLNPNRVKLRLILTPNAAEKLGEAVAEAGIEPEISDPRRFAAPLDPQSVHQGAALEVKPLDWGKLEDVALSGEGALRLVLLDRVTDPHNVGAILRSAEVFGAQAVIGTRHHAAPETGALAKTASGALERQPYLRERNLADTITALQGIGYMVLGLDGEAEMTIEEAVEGKRDRPIALVLGAEGPGLRPKTRETVDALVKIPFARDFGSLNVSNAAAVALYAVRG; this is encoded by the coding sequence ATGAGTGAACGCTCTGCGGGACAGGCTGCGAAGGACGGTGCAGACGACATGGCGAAGAAACCGAAATGGGTGGTCGAGAAGGAACAGGCCAAGCGCGCCTCTGCGGCGGAGACTGTCTGGCTGTTCGGCCATCATGCCGTGCGCGACGCCCTTCTTAACCCGAACCGGGTGAAGCTGCGCCTGATCCTGACCCCCAACGCCGCCGAAAAGCTGGGCGAGGCCGTGGCCGAGGCCGGGATCGAGCCGGAGATCAGCGATCCCCGCCGCTTTGCCGCGCCGCTCGACCCGCAGTCCGTCCACCAGGGCGCGGCGCTCGAGGTCAAGCCGCTGGACTGGGGTAAGCTGGAGGACGTGGCGCTCTCGGGCGAGGGCGCGCTGCGTCTGGTGCTGCTCGACCGGGTGACCGATCCGCACAACGTCGGCGCCATCCTGCGCTCGGCTGAGGTGTTCGGCGCGCAGGCGGTGATCGGCACGCGCCATCACGCCGCACCCGAAACCGGCGCGCTGGCCAAGACGGCGAGCGGCGCGCTGGAACGTCAGCCCTACCTGCGGGAAAGGAACCTCGCCGACACGATCACCGCGCTTCAGGGGATCGGTTACATGGTCCTGGGTCTCGACGGGGAGGCAGAAATGACCATCGAGGAAGCCGTGGAAGGCAAGCGCGACCGGCCCATCGCGCTGGTGCTGGGCGCAGAGGGGCCGGGCCTCCGCCCCAAGACGCGCGAGACGGTGGATGCCCTCGTGAAGATCCCCTTCGCCCGCGATTTCGGCTCGCTCAACGTGTCGAACGCGGCCGCCGTGGCGCTTTACGCCGTGCGGGGCTGA